Below is a genomic region from Paraburkholderia phenazinium.
GACGTACTACTTGCCATCACGACCTCGGGCGATTCGGCGAACGTGCTGGCCGCGATCGCGGCAGCGCACGAGCGCGAGATGATCGTGGTGGCGTTGACCGGCAGGAGCGGTGGCAAAGCGCACGAGGTATTGGGCGACACCGACATTCATATTTGCGTGCCCTCAGATCGCACCGCGCGTATTCAGGAAGTGCATTTGCTGACCATCCATTGTCTGTGCGACGGCATCGATGCCATGTTGCTGGGCGAAGACTGATTCCGAAGGAGAGCTAGTTAATGAGCGTATTCCGCATCAAGACGACACTGGTGAGGACCACACTGGTGGTGGGGCTGGCGGCAGGGCTGTCCGCGACGTTGCAGGGTTGCTTCCTGTTGGTGGCCGGCGCGGCCGGTGGCGGTGCGCTGGTTGCGACCGACCGGCGCACGCTTGGTGCGCAGACCGAGGATCGCGAGATTCAGGTGAAGTCGATCGCGCAGATCAACCAGAACCTGCCGGATCCCGCGCACGTCAACGTGTCGGTTTTCAATCGGCGCGTGCTGCTGACCGGCGAAGTGCCGGACGATGCATCGAAGCAGAAGGCCGAGCAGATCGTGCGATCGCTCAACAATGTCACTTCCATCGTCAACGAGCTGACGATCGGGCCGGCTGCCGACCTGTCTTCGCGGACCAACGATTCGTACCTTGAAACGCGGGTCAAGACGGCACTGATCGCCGAGAAGAACATTTCGGCGAACAACTTCAAGGTGGTGTGCGAGAACGGCTCGGTGTATCTGATGGGGCTTGTTACGCGCGATGAAGGCGCCCGTGGCGCCGACGTGGCGAGCCGCGTGCCGGGTGTGACGCAGGTGGTGAAGGTGTTCCAGTACATCCTGCCGCAAGACGCAACTGCGACGAGCGCGCCGGCGGCCAGCGCGCCGGTTGCGTCGCAGCCTCCGCCGACGCCGGATGCGACGGTGGGTGCGGTGCCCGATTCGTCGGTGAGTTCGCGTCCGCTTGAGCAGCAGGCGCCTGCGCCGGTGACGAATTCGAGCTCGGTTCATCCGGGGAATCCGGCGGTTAGTCAATGAAGTTGCGGGGCTT
It encodes:
- a CDS encoding BON domain-containing protein, which translates into the protein MSVFRIKTTLVRTTLVVGLAAGLSATLQGCFLLVAGAAGGGALVATDRRTLGAQTEDREIQVKSIAQINQNLPDPAHVNVSVFNRRVLLTGEVPDDASKQKAEQIVRSLNNVTSIVNELTIGPAADLSSRTNDSYLETRVKTALIAEKNISANNFKVVCENGSVYLMGLVTRDEGARGADVASRVPGVTQVVKVFQYILPQDATATSAPAASAPVASQPPPTPDATVGAVPDSSVSSRPLEQQAPAPVTNSSSVHPGNPAVSQ